GACCCATAGCCCAGCTCCAGGGCTTGCCCTAGCCTTTCACTCCACACGCTGGCGCTGCCTCCCCGGGGTGTTCCATTGGCCAGGGCTAGTGCCTCCTTGACTGTGCGGAAAGGAGAAGCCATAACCACAGGCCACGGTACCTAAAAGGGGTGACAAGCGTTAGTCGGAGAGCAAACTCTCCTGTCAATACTTTACTCATTTGTCCCCAGCTCCGGGTAAGGTTCAGGGCTGTTGCCCACAAGTCGTGGAGGAtggaagggcagggcaggaaggCTGCAGCCTCAGGGGCCTCACCTCGGCCTGGGCACATGGGGCTGCTGGAGGCAGACCAGAAaccaaggctggagagaagaaTGGGCTACTGGAGGGCACATCACCAGCTTGGAATACCTGGGAGGAGGAGAAATAGATATAGATGGCTGTCCTCTCTAGACCCAGAGATACAGTTCAGCCTCCTTCATGAATATCCAGGCTTCAGCTCCTTCCTAGATCTAGGTATTGAGGTTCTAGCTCCAGGCTCCTCCCTCAACCTGGGCATCCAGACTCAGAGCCCTCCTCCCTTAGACACTTAAGTCCAGACTCCAACTTCCTCCCCCAAACTCGGGAGTTTAGGTTTTAGCCCTTGTCTCAGACCCAGGCGTCTAGGGTCTGGGACCTTCTTACTCTGACATGGGAGTTGGCTATAGTCAAGATCTAAGACTCTATTGTGCAGATGGGGCTCACCTGTCCCCCTTGGCTTTGGGCCTCATCCACAAAGCTCTGGGCCAGGTCTCGGGCAGCAGCTCCTCGAGCCCCCATGTCCACAGCCCCATCCAGTCCTCTCCCACTCCGTATCTGTGCCATTCTGGCCTGGAGTCGCCTCATAGCTTCATCCCATACAGATTCCTGGATGAGGAGCCTGAGCCCCCCCTGTTGGAAAAAAAGGCATGAAACGTGGCAAAATCAGGAGCAATGTAGGGAGAACAGGCTCCCACAGAACAGAGGGGTGGGCCTCAGGGATAGAGGAGCACCAGCAGGCAAGAGGTGCACTGCACAAAATTGGGTGACTTGCCCAgaatggtggcatatacctgcaACCCccggaggattaggagttcaaggctagcctgggctacacagtgagttggaagccaggttggtctacataagaccctgtctcaaataatgaAAAGGCCCAAACAACAGAAAGTAAAAACAAGCTGGGTATTTGGAGAGATATGGCGGACCCCTGAACTTTGGGGACCCGAGCACACAGATCTCACCAGGCTGCGGTCTGACCAGACGGCATCCACGACACCCTCCACAGCTGAGTCCACATCTGCGGAGTCCATCAATAGCAACAGTGACTCTGTGCCCAGGGCCAGGCCCAGCTCAGCTCCCCTGCCTGCTAGAGTCCGTCGCAGAACACGTCCTTCCTGAGGGAACCCCATGGGTTTCAGGTATGGCAGGAGCCTCTTGGCTCTTAGCCGTGCCCATCCCACTCCCAGCCTTGAAAATACCTCCACGGCTCCGCAGAAAGCCACCTTCTGGACTCCAGGTTGGGAGGCCAGGACAGGCCCCAGCGAGGCAGGGCCACATACCACATTGAGGATCCCTGGGAAAGAGCCAAGCTCTCCTGCCAGCTGAGCCAGGAGGAGAGGTGTCGGGAAGGCTGGGGGCACGAGGGCCACCACGGTGCAGCCTGGGGAAAGGGAACAACCGAGTCCAGACCCCTACCCTCCTGCACACCCAGGGGTCCAGGTGCCAGCCCTCTTCCTTGGACCCCAACCATCTTTTCTGAGAAAAGACGGGGGTCTGTGGGGGGGGCACCAGAGACTTTACCTACCCATAGCCAAGGCAGGGCAGACCCTCCACATCATGtccaagaaagagaaaggagtcgGCAGGATGAGGCCAATGACTCCTGCAAAGAGTCCATAATGAGCGCATGGACGGGTTGGTTTTCTGGGTCAGGAGGGCTCTTGGAGGGCCTACAGGTTCTCACCCACGGGCTGCCAGTCTGCCAGTGCGTCACCCTGGGCATGTGCCTGgactgcatggtactggagcaGTTGCTGGGCCAGTGGCACATCTCCATCTCGAACCTCTCGAACAGCCCGTCCAGTGACCAGGGATTCCAGGGTCCACAGCAGTCGCTGGTGCTTCTGAACGACCTTGGCCAGCCTTCAGAGAACACAGAGTTGTCGTGCTCAGAGCAGCCTGGACTATGACCCCACAAGAATCTAGGGGCAGAGCCATAATTTATCGGGGACAGCGGGTACCAAAGCTGTGTAGAAGTGTAGTCTACAAGAGAGTGTCAGACTCTGTGTGGTGCTGTGCGATGCTCCTGGTCACTGATTACCAGGGGTCCTGGTCACTGATTACCAGGGGTCCCAAAGATAACTGGGAACGTGAATCTCAGCCTCTGATTCAATTGCATTATGGGAAATGGGATGTTTATAGCTGCCCCCACGGTGTAATGGGAAGCAGGGAGCTCTGATTCTAATGAAGTGCTGAGAAACAGGGCTCTCGTGATATTCGGATACTACTGGACCCAGTGAACTGTGAGCAACAATGGCTGTTCTGGCCACTGAAGTGCCACATGCACTCGGGAAACATGAACCATTAATTCAAAAGGATCTGAGGACATGGAGTCACTGTTTCCACAGTCTCCTGTGAATCCTGAGGGACACAGGCAATCTCTTCCTAGGTGGGCCTTGCCTGGGCTTCCTCACCGGGTTAGGTGTTGTCCCCGAGCAGCTCCAGGGAGTTGGCTCCAGGCCTTGAATGCTATCTTTGCAGCCTCCACAGCTGCAGCGATGTCCTCAGCCTCTGCTTGCAAGCAGCTGGCCAGGTTTTCTCCTGCAGAGACAAGTAGGGGCCCAGATGGAGGAAGCCTGTGTCAGAAGTTCCCTGTGAGTCTCAGGCCTTCCTCTAGTTACCAGTCACTGCTCTGACCAAGCCCAGCAGGCAGGACCTGGctatcttttccttctttcctttcttactccgttttgtttgtttgttttgttgatacAGGAttggctggctgtcctggaactcactctgtagaccaggctgggctcaaactcagagaactatctgtctctgtttcctaagtgctaagattaaagggaTGCACACCAATGCCTGGCTGtgcttttaaacttttatttatttggaatagtaatgagtgttttgcctgcatgtatgtatacacataatatgcatgcagtgcccataggAGTCAGAAGATGTCAGATTGTCTGCACCTGAACTTACAGGTGGTTTTAAGCAGCCTGatcctgacatgggtgctaggaactaaatgAACCTAGGTCTTCTGAAAGGACAGCACACACTTCTAACCACTGAGATGTCTCTTcagcccctttcttcttcttttttaaaaagtttctcactatgaagccaaggctggcctggaatccaCTCTGTACTTCGGGCTGGCTGCAAACTCAGgacccttctgcttcagcctctgaattgctgggattagaggtgtgggcCATTATCCGAGGCTTGAGGAAGGGAATTGAGTACAGAAGGGCTTCAAAAGCCTTTTGGGGGCACTAGGAACTATAATTACTGAGACTGTCTTCAGGAGAAATGGGAGCTCCCATCCCCACCACCATTAGTGGTTGTCCCTGCACTAAGGGGCTCGAGCCCAGATAGCATGGACCGCATGGCTGTCACTCATGCTATCTGGGCTCAAAGACCACCCAGGAGGTCTTTGTTCCTCCTGAATGACTGGACTCTTCAAAAACCTGTGATGGGATCCTGGCAAGGCGCTGGATTCCTGTGTTCTGGCTTCAGCCACATCCCATTGACATGGTGGCCCAAGAGGCGGTTGTGGGTGTCCAGCCAGGCCTGGAGGAAGAAAGAGtttggagaagagcctgaggcagCTGGGACAGCTCAGCCCCTTGTCTCGCTGAGGGGATGTTTGTACCCTTTGCCGTCAGTTCAtccttctcctgtctgccttttgtttttgttttgggctggggtttgaactcagtgcTCTATACTATCAAATTATACTTCCAGCccctgttttgtcttttgtttgtttgttttactatggCTAAAACATTATTTGAAACTCTTTACGTTAGCTAGTACTGCTGCTGcagcctatatatatatagtatagtcTATATACAGCCCCAGtactcaggccagcctgggctacaacggCAAGATCTTGGACTCTATTTTTAGTCTGTAATGTAataatagcccaggctggttaaACTTACTGAAGTGTCAGGAATGAACCCCAGATCTCCTGCATCCATCCACTGTGTACACCAGTGTACCTGGCTTAAAtgtgaaaccacacacacacactctctctctctctctctctctctctctctggctgtcctggaactagctctatagaccaggctggccttcatcttctgcctgggattaaaggagtgtgctccTACTGCCAGGCTTAAGCAGGGTTTAAGCCTCTTCCTCTGGTAaaacatcccccccacccccacccccagaagggAAGGAATCAATATACATAAACAGCCAGCAGAGCCACTTCAACTCCTTCTGTGAGCTTGACCCCTGCTTCATgctgctttctcttcctccttacaTTTCCTGCTGTTCTGAAATCCAACACCTACCTTCCACTTTCTGATGTTTTTCCCTTACCCTGACAACTGGGCCTTTttcattctttactttttttttccttaaagcaaAATGGGCTCAGTGCGTCCCGTGTGTCTGTAATTCGGACACTTGAGATGGAGAAGCAGGAGAGCACTATGATTTAGAGGGCAGCCTAGGCTACGTGAGACAAGGTGCATggtgggaaaatggctcagtcagcaaagcaCGTGCCTTGCAATGAtgagaacctgaattcaatccccaggatcCGTGGGGAATCCCAGGAAGAGTGGATCAAGGCACACACGTCTACCATCCCAGTGTtaggaaggtggaggaggaggaaagaacagCTAGCCTTGCCTACATGGGCAATTCCAGCCTAGTGAGAGGGCAAGTCAAAAGGAGGAAGGCCAAGAGCTGACTCCAGAGCTAAGGGCTCCTGCAGGCTACATGTTTGGTTTTCagacagctcacagccacctgcagctCCAGTTCCTGGAACACACATAGCGTGtgcgcatgcatacacacagacacagtagTCTTACAGAACAAGGGGTGCACGTGGGAGGCAGGTAAACTGCTTGTGAGTTCAGGTCAGACTGTCTACGTGGaacattccaggccagccaggaaggactacatagagaaaccctgtcccaaaatgcaaacaaaacaaacaaaaaagaaccaaatcttttaaaaagaaaagagaaattgtcATGCAAATGTTCCAAACTGGAACAGAGCCATCGTGAAGTGGGGCCATGTGAACATGAACCGGGAACTAAGCACTGTGACTGACAGTTAGTGCTATGGCAGTGTTGGTTGTATAACAATCCTTATCTGTTAGAAATAAGGACTCAAATATTTATGTGAAAGTAGCACAACAGCCGGCACTGTATAAACGACTCtcgagagaaagggagaaagcgcCGCCAACACTGGCCTGCCCTCACAGAGCTGTTGAAGCTCAGTGATGGATGCATGGGAGTTCCTAACATCAACTGCTGTGGAAAAGACGGAAAACAAACTCCCACAAGAATGTCAACGGGGTCCTGGCAGGCCACGGGCCTATTGGACACCAAGAGCTTTCCCAAAGTAGCCAAGACAATTGGTTCCAGATGAATTCTGTCAGGGAACTGGAGCCAAACGGTCGCCAAACtttggaattttattttcaaGAGAAATTGGTATCCAGGATGTTTAGATGGAATTAATTGTACAATAAAATGACTTTTCCAAAACAAAGCTCaagccaaagaaaacaaacatgtttTCTGGTTGAGGTGCCCATAGAGTGTAAACCTGAGACCTTTGTTGGAGTAATGGGGGCAACTGATTGGTGGGGGGCACACCAGAATCCAAGGCGTGGTGACAGGCCCAGctctttcattttttgagactgCTTAGCTGATTTGGAACTTGTAactctcctgccttggccttccacatgctgggattactggtttGCCCACCATATCCAAACTCCTTTAAGCTCTGTGTACTATGGACAAAATTACTTCCCTCATTAGCCTTGTGTTCTGTCactaaaagaacagaaataatCCCCTCTCTGACGTTCTGAGGATTAAGTAAAATCGTACTTAGCAGAGGTTGGCACAGTCCATCTATCAATCCCAGCCTTCAGTCTATTATTGCTACTTAGAGGCACACTGCCTCTAACCAGCTTCCAGCTGGGGTCTCTGAATTGTCCCAAATCCTCTCACCTGGATCTATAGTTTTAGTTACTCCAACAGTCCAGTACCTTTTAACTGGCATCTCCCTGGTTGGAGTCTCCACTGCAATTGTCTGTCCAGGCAACACTAGGCTCCATCTCATTATGATGGATTCGTAGCATCCCTGTCAGCAGAGTCCAGAATCTATCctatcctttttttgtttgtttgatttttttgtttttttgagacagggtttctctgtgtagccctggctgtcctggaactcactctgtagaccaggctggcctcgaactcagaaatccacctgcctctgcctcctcccaagtgctgggattaaagatgtgcgtcACCACTGCCAGCGGGAtccgactctttttttttttttttaaagattttatttatttattatatataggtacactgtcgctgtcttcagacactccagaagagggagtcagattttgttacggatggttgtgagccaccatgtggttgctgggatttgaactccggaccttcggaagagcagtcgggtgctcttacccactgagccatctcaccagcccgggatCCGACTCTTAACCAGCATCTTGGTGACATCTCTTGATGAACCAGTCTGCCTCCATCTTAGGCTTGAAAGCCTCTTAAAGACAAACTAGCTTCTTTCCTGTTTCTGATTAAACCTGTTTCTCAAGATTGGGTTATGTCCCACCTGTAACCTTAAGTACAAATGGTTCTGCACTGCCTGTTCCAGAAAACTTCAACCATGTCTtggttttaaaaagatatatatttttaaaagatttatttattatttattatatgtaagtacactgtagctgtcttcagacactccagaagagggcatcatatctcgttataggatggttgtgagccaccatgtggttgctgggatttgaactctggacctttggaagagcagtcgggtgctcttacctactgagccatctcaccagcccttaaaaaGATATTATAATTGTTTTGCAAccctacctttgtttcaaaaggttgTTATGGCTACCATTTTAGGAACACCTTGCAATAATGTCTTTACTACAGAAGGTTATTATAATGTGTATGTTCTGCTCCTGTAACCTCAACTATTTTGGTGGCCAAATCCCCCTATCCACAAACTATATATAAAAACCTTGTCTTTCTCACATCCAGGACTGACTTCTAGAACCAAAGCTTATTGGGGAGGCAGCTTGTGTCCTCAAAAAAAAGCTAGCTTAATTAATTACTTGCTTAAATTACTTTGGCCGTGATGATTTCGGGTCAGTGATCTTTCTCCTTGTATCTTTGGGATCAACACTCTAAACTTTATAGAGTGTTTTATGCTGTCCCTCCAAAGCTGGAGTCCTTTTGTAGTGTGGTGACTCCTCTTAAGAGTCTAAAGACTCTACAACCTCCTAATACCTGCTTGGATGCTGGAAGAATTTCTGGGACCCTGGGCATTCTGATTGGTCCTTGGTTTTAAAGAAAATCCCAGGAACCCTACCACATTCCGATGAGGCTGCAAGAGGGTTCTGGAGCCTTGGGCCAGGAGGCTCTAAAGGAATAATATAAATGAAGTACGAAAACAGGAAAATCTCCCAAAGAAATCCACTAAActtgggagggggagagggagaatgagaaTAGGATGGGCTAGGAGGGTCAAGAGAACTCAGATGACGTTCGAAGGGGCAGGAGATCACAGAGCACCGTAAGGATATTGAAACAAGGGGAGCAGTCATAGCAAGTTTTGGACGAACTTGGGGTTCTAAACGAACTTGAGGTTCTAAACGTTCCCGCGAGCCTCCAAAGTGCCGGGGGCCACAAGGAACCACGATCTAGCAAGGTGAAGACTCAGGAGGACCGCGAGAGGTATGGGGATTTAGTGACCACCCGTTCCTGAAGGGTCCTGGGGAAACACTACGGCGGCGTTCGGGACCGTAAACGAAAACCGCGAGGACAACCATCGCCGCCCACCGCCAGCCGCCCAGCCCAGGCTTCCGCACTGTAGGGGAAATCACGCGCTCAGAGGGGCGGGGCTTCCGAGAAGGCCGCAGTGGATGACGGGAGCCCGCGCGCCCCAAGCGGCCGAGAGGACTCGGAGGCAGCAGCGGCCGCGGGGCAAGCCCTCACCAGTGCGCATGCGTGGCTCTCCGGCACCGGTCCGTACTCCAGCGTCGTGAAAATCTCCCGGGTACTGGGCTGTACACGCGTAGCCGCCATCGCTCTCCCGGAGCCTTCCGCGAGGGATTGCTGGACGGTCTACCTAGAGGAACTTGGAGGTCCGAAGGGCGGCACCGCCCACTCCAATCAAAGGGGCGGGGCCAACCGTAGGGCCCGGAAGCGAGCTATATAGGACGTGACCCGCCTACTTTAGAGCCGCGCGATGCGGCCTATGGGCggatgctgggaaatgtagtttcgGGGAGAACAGAcatggttgggtgggtgggtggggtcccGCACTGGCAGAAGGCCTTCGGCTATTGTCACTTTGACTCTTTAGAAAAAATAGATtttcgttgttttgttttattttgtttttcagacagagtctcactgtgagcTCTGGAGGCCCTGGATCTAACTATGTAGACCCGGCTGGCTTCAACTCACAGACCCACCTatctccgcctcccgagtgctggtattagaGGCGTGTGCCAGCACACTTGgctaaaaaaatatttatctttctttgtatgtactctgtgtagccctggctctcctggaactcactttgtagaccaggctggcctcgaactcagaaatccgcctgcctctgcttccggagtgctgggattaaaggcgtgcgccaccacgcccagccctgaGGTATGTCTTTGCACTATGTgtctgcagtgcctgtggagcccagaagagggcgatGCAGCCGCTGGGCTGGAGAGAGCCTCATGACAGTTGTGGCTGTTTGGAGCTTAACCCCAGACATCtccaaaaataacatgtgttcttaattgctgagccttctctccaccccaaatgcttttctttctttaaaagaagcaaacaaagatTATtgttatgtgcatgagtattttgcctgcttgtctgtgcatcatgtacaTGCAGTTccccaggaggccagaagaggaggcGACAGatccccctagaactggagttacagggctTTGTTAGTCGCAATCTGGGTGTTGGGAATCGAACTCtcctcttctggaagagcagtcagcactctgcCGTttaactatctctccagcctcctctgccTCTATAACTTCTTTATAAGCAAAAACATTAATTATGTTCAAAAAAGGGCGATTAATAGCATTGAGACTGGGTGTGTGTTGAGTGGGATCAGACCCAGAGCCTAACTCATGATAGACAAGAGCAGGAGATACTAAAGTTCTCAGAGTGGCAATCCTTTCTGTACTGTAACCTCTGAGGTTTGGGAAGGGCAGATATGTAGGTTTTATTGATTCAGGAAGTGTGTCATTTCGCAGGCCTCCTCAGTCCTTACTTTTGATTGGTTGGCTAGGAGGGCGTGGCTTCAGCTCTTTCATACAAGTGGTCCCTGTAGGTGCCTGCTTTGGATGAAGGGCGCTGAGGTGGGCTTAACGGTGGCTACTTCAGTTCCTTAGTTATACAGACGCCGGAAGTGTGGCTTTCATTTATGCATTGGCCAAACAGGACCTATCAAGATACCCAGCCGACTTGAGAACGGAGCCTTCATCGTAATGGAACTGTAGACCATTCtcaggacaaattttgggattCTGGGTGGAGGCCTGGGTGTACTCACTGGTCCTGGTCGGGAGgtaatggtgcatgcctttaatcccagcactttggaggcataggcaggattcgaggccagcctggtctacaaagcattccagggcagccaggaaaggctgcacagagaagccctatatcgaacacacacacacacacacacacacacacacacacacacgcaaacgaATCAGCTGTGACCCTACAGTAGGCTAGCTTCGCTTATCTGCGAAACGTTCTTCACGTTTTTGGACGCCTAGGACTTTTTCCTAGGGCCATGGCGGACTCGACGTTTTTGGCACCAGAACTAAGCGACACAGAGTCGATGGGTGAAGAGACGGTGCGGTTTCAGGAGCTGCTGCTGAAGGTGCGGGCTGACTAGACTGGTGGGAACCTGGGTATTTAAGAATCTATTATTAATTGGCACTCAGAGATGTGGCTTCAGTTCCCAGAGTGCCCCATGGCAGCAGTGAGGCCTGTGGGGATTGTAGTTGTTTGCCTCAGGTTTCCTAGGTTCTAAATGAAATGGAGTTGGGGTGATCTTGGGAGTTCTTGTAAAAATAAAAGGGGGCATAGACTGCATAGTACCCCATGTGATCGAGCCTGAGCTGTCCTGAGTTCTCCTACTGACGTTtgaggagcagaggaaggggTTGACTTTGCAGATACATCCTGGATGGTTTACTTTTGTCCCCACAGGCTTCCAAAGAGCTCCAGCAAGCCCAGACAGCCAGGCCAGACTCTACACAGATCCAGCCAAAGCCTGGTGAGAAACAGATGTAGACAGGAATGTCTGTgtctaggtaggtaggtaggaaggaaggatgtCTCAGGGAGGATGGGAGACCCTGAGAGAGGGTCAGTAGAAGCTGAAGGCAAGAGACACAGAGGATGAAGGTGACAGATCATAACTGGGTACAAAGGCCTAGAAGTAGTTATGTGAAAGGACAGgcagacaggaagatcactgaCAAACACTGGGCCACAGGGAGCAGAGTGGGGAGTGGAGATTCAAAATAAGAAAGAGGAgcagaaagccgggcgtggtggcgcacacctttagtcctaatactggggaggcagagacaggtggatttctgagttcgaggccagcctggtctacaaagtgagttccaggacagccagggctacacagagaaaccctgtcttgaaaaacaaacaaacaaacaaaaaaagaaagaaagaaaagagaaagagagaaagaaagaggagcagAGAGCACTGGAAGgcgggaaggcagaggcaaagtgTGAAAGCAGGGCCATGCGTAGCGGGTAGAGGTGCTTGTCACTAAGCCTGGTGACCCAGGAGAGCTGCCATCACACATTCCAGCCATGGTGTgcttgcacatatgcacacacacgcagaAGAGGTGCATGTAGTTAAAAGAGGGGAAGAAATGAATGCCTGTGATCTAAGGAGGCAGAAGTGTCCCAAGTCTG
This Mus musculus strain C57BL/6J chromosome 7, GRCm38.p6 C57BL/6J DNA region includes the following protein-coding sequences:
- the Aldh16a1 gene encoding aldehyde dehydrogenase family 16 member A1, with protein sequence MAATRVQPSTREIFTTLEYGPVPESHACALAWLDTHNRLLGHHVNGMWLKPEHRNPAPCQDPITGENLASCLQAEAEDIAAAVEAAKIAFKAWSQLPGAARGQHLTRLAKVVQKHQRLLWTLESLVTGRAVREVRDGDVPLAQQLLQYHAVQAHAQGDALADWQPVGVIGLILPTPFSFLDMMWRVCPALAMGCTVVALVPPAFPTPLLLAQLAGELGSFPGILNVVCGPASLGPVLASQPGVQKVAFCGAVEEGRVLRRTLAGRGAELGLALGTESLLLLMDSADVDSAVEGVVDAVWSDRSLGGLRLLIQESVWDEAMRRLQARMAQIRSGRGLDGAVDMGARGAAARDLAQSFVDEAQSQGGQVFQAGDVPSSSPFFSPALVSGLPPAAPCAQAEVPWPVVMASPFRTVKEALALANGTPRGGSASVWSERLGQALELGYGLQVGTVWINAHGLRDPAVPTGGCKESGSSWHGGPDGLYEYLQPLGTPSQESFLCENINYDTFGLAASSILPSGPETGPSPAPPYGLFVGGRFQSPGTQSSRPIQDSSGKVSSYVAEGGAKDIRGAVEAAHQAAPGWGAQSPRARAGLLWALAAALERRKPVLTSQLERHGAAPTVAKIEVELSVRRLQTWGTRVQDQGQTLQVTGLRGPVLRLREPLGVLAVVCPDEWPLLAFVSLLAPALAHGNAVVLVPSGACPLLALEVCQDIAPLFPAGLVSVVTGDRDHLTRCLALHQDVQALWYFGSAQGSQFVEWASAGNLKSVWVNRGFPRAWDVEVQGAGQELSLHAARTKALWLPMGD